One Setaria italica strain Yugu1 chromosome II, Setaria_italica_v2.0, whole genome shotgun sequence DNA segment encodes these proteins:
- the LOC101776133 gene encoding flavonoid 3'-monooxygenase: MKHHLIVPHSPSPRLPFPAMELAATVSVAMALAAIVAVFFLSSVLPPRRRRKALNLPPGPRGWPVIGSLGVLAGALPPHRVLAALATRYGPLMHLRLGSYHAVVATSAETARLVLKTHDLALADRPPTAAGEILAYGYRGIVHTPYGAYWRMTRKLCATELFSARRVMSFERVRSEEMRALVRGLFRCAGGVVAVREHVTCATLRNILRMAVGEKWSGCYGSAEGQAFRRTLDEAFSVAGAVSNVGEWVPWLGWLDLQGCVRRMKRLSEMYDRFNEQILDEHEERRRRAGAGEFVASDLVDVLLQLTEEGRSESSEAKLTRDGVKAFIQDIIAGGTETSAVTIEWAMSELLLHPDAMAAATAELDRVVGRERWVTERDLPDLPYIDAVVKETLRLHPVAPLLIPHHVREDTVIAGYDVPASARMLVNVWAIARDPASWPDAPGAFRPERFLGAGVDVRGAHFELLPFGAGRRICPAYELGMKLVAGGVANLVQGFAWRLPDGVKPEDVSMEEHFGLSTKRKVPFVAVAEPRLPAHLYDATD; the protein is encoded by the coding sequence ATGAAACACCACCTCATCGTACCACACTCTCCAAGTCCAAGGCTTCCATTTCCAGCGATGGAGCTCGCGGCAACGGTGTCCGTGGCCATGGCATTGGCGGCCATCGTGGCCGTCTTCTTCCTCAGCTCCGTCctcccgccacgccgccggcggaAGGCACTGAACCTTCCGCCGGGCCCCCGGGGTTGGCCGGTGATCGGCAGCCTCGGCGTCCTGGCCGGCGCGCTCCCGCCGCACCGTGTGCTGGCGGCGCTCGCAACGCGCTACGGCCCGCTCATGCACCTCCGCCTCGGATCCTACCACGCCGTGGTGGCCACGTCGGCGGAAACCGCCCGTCTCGTCCTCAAGACCCACGACCTCGCGCTCGCCGAccgcccgcccaccgccgccggcgagatctTGGCCTACGGCTACCGGGGCATCGTCCACACCCCGTACGGCGCCTACTGGCGCATGACGCGCAAGCTCTGCGCCACCGAGCTCTTCTCGGCGCGCCGCGTGATGTCGTTCGAGCGCGTCCGCTCGGAGGAGATGCGCGCGCTGGTGCGCGGCCTCTTCCggtgcgccggcggcgtcgtcgccgtcaGGGAGCACGTCACCTGCGCCACACTTCGGAACATCCTCCGCATGGCGGTGGGGGAGAAGTGGTCCGGCTGCTACGGTAGTGCCGAAGGCCAGGCGTTCCGGCGCACGCTGGACGAGGCGTTCTCGGTGGCCGGCGCGGTGAGCAACGTCGGCGAGTGGGTCCCGTGGCTTGGCTGGCTCGACTTGCAGGGATGCGTCCGGCGGATGAAGCGGCTGAGCGAGATGTACGACCGGTTCAACGAGCAGATCCTCGACGAGcacgaggagcggcggcggcgagccggagcTGGCGAGTTCGTGGCCAGCGACCTCGTCGACGTGCTGTTGCAGCTCACCGAGGAAGGCAGGTCTGAGTCGTCGGAGGCCAAGCTCACGCGCGACGGTGTGAAGGCTTTCATCCAGGACATCATCGCCGGCGGCACGGAGACCTCGGCGGTGACGATAGAGTGGGCCATGTCGGAGCTTCTCCTCCACCCggacgccatggccgccgccaccgccgagctCGACCGCGTCGTCGGTCGCGAGCGCTGGGTGACCGAGAGGGACCTGCCGGACCTCCCGTACATCGACGCCGTCGTGAAGGAGACGCTGCGGCTGCACCCCGTGGCCCCGCTCCTGATCCCGCACCACGTGCGCGAGGACACGGTGATCGCCGGCTACGACGTCCCCGCCAGCGCGCGCATGCTGGTGAACGTGTGGGCGATTGCGCGCGACCCGGCGTCGTGGCCCGACGCGCCCGGCGCGTTCCGGCCGGAGAGGTTCCTTGGCGCCGGCGTGGACGTGCGCGGGGCGCACTTCGAGCTGCTGCCGTTCGGTGCCGGGCGGCGGATCTGCCCGGCGTACGAACTCGGCATGaagctggtggccggcggcgtggcgaaCTTGGTGCAGGGGTTCGCGTGGAGGCTGCCGGACGGGGTGAAGCCGGAGGACGTGAGCATGGAGGAGCACTTCGGGCTGTCCACGAAGCGGAAGGTGCCGTTCGTCGCCGTGGCGGAGCCCCGGCTGCCAGCGCACTTGTACGACGCCACCGACTGA